The Hevea brasiliensis isolate MT/VB/25A 57/8 chromosome 9, ASM3005281v1, whole genome shotgun sequence nucleotide sequence ttgaaccatctccatagctcacTGGCCATCACGCACCATCACAAGACGGTGGCCGCcggtcgccggcgacatttgccgaatctgatcataccaccatgttcctctcctcttcctcagtccatatgtggtctcggatcgtcgatccaacggtcggatcgtcgtagatctgacgaaaaagcttgaaaaacccgaaacttctctcctccatatctcactcatccgacctccatttgcttcaaaattggtatcaaaagaaagctctcggaacaagctttccaacgccaccggaatcgcctcgatcggacgtcggacgaagccggaatcgcgccggaaagccgctgcccccggtgcgcgcattttctctctcctcttcctctcttgccGCTTCGTGGTCCCgacgtcgccggagggtcgccggccggtggggagctgcttgggacgtcgccggccggtcaccggagaaaggaagaagaagaagaaagggaaggagagggaaagaagagaaatgggggggggggggttttcctcctcccgtttttgaaaattttttttttttttttttttttaaagggttgttacattcttccccccttaagaaaaattcgtcctcgaattttcgaataaaccagagatatggaaaagaagattatcagaacaagtgcaatcattactcctccagctatgcagagattggtaaaacatttattcttcaaactctttgtacattatatatgacattctattACTCTCTTATTCTACTATGGTGTCCTATTTGTCTTCATCTCTAtctagagatgctcttatctcttggctattcattgaccattcttctgacatttcaagtattcgctatatctcactgttcttgacttgatgtctcataacttcaatcaactttagtgcttacctcacttttattacgccccaacatgtctcttggtgacttcagtcatcaTTCCTTTGTATTAATAAACTCTGAattccccaatgacataacttatgttccttattccatgatatcctatgagtagctttcctgtagcacctaatctaggcatcttgttcgagatcttcactcttcttatgactTCAGTGgttaatacctataaatcttctcactcccattatactttaaatttttaatctctcttgtgtcattactaaggtacttagaccaacctctatcgatcttatgtaactagtcaggtagagtctcctccaagggccaagtgtatcatttatcaatattgaaaagtaaactgggtctccccttctaggtaacaaaagtgtttatattctctGACAACTCAACCCATGCGActtatcaattctcactccttctctggaatataaatatctagacttcttcctatagcttcttagtatgtggcctactcgacacattagcactcagatcgaggctctactactcctttaatctatcatctcataataacttgttttaaacgtctcttagtgtgttcctagcatacctattcctccttatcctcatcattataactggctctatcgagctctttttctgtcctttgcatcttatccactttccttttcctattttttggtattgttgatatcttttcaactcattgtacttattccttaattttagtcctatttcacccttacacctttttccttcaaggatgtccatcccatcatcaactttaactttcattttatttcttagttactagttctattacttcgggaattctaaccttaAGATTTTCtcttaccagcacattcttcaccttttgtaacacttataattaatcatagaaaattctttttgcatCCCCTTttaccaacttaactatcagaacattatcattccctacctctcttagtaggaaattgcacATCCTAGATGGATAtgagcccttgaaactataagttccatctaaaCTAACATGGCTGTgagaaatgtgtgccatgccttaatcctaaacaaaatacttcacatgttcattctccttaataaaatcacatatactgcccatagctttccaaacttcagcttcATCTTTTCCTATTAGCAACAATCTCATTCATCAGAACTCATTCACAATTAGTATTCTCTCCAGCTCATAATTTAAAATAGtcacaagccttagtagctaactcaatttgactcctgttattactctgatcgtcctttcatacttaacactaggtatgcacttacagtcattctcatatcacgaaattgtatatgaattggtgcctaccaaactctcaaataactaggtctccttgactctgtctccgttccttatataaccctctagaaccaatagcacaaactaaacttgaaaagaaagaaaaatatcctcttatattcaactacgcccgattgtccatataataacgtttaatctatgtttcttggtctttctcttcaaatttcatcatctcttagcacaattgtgctctacctataagatatcatctgcatgaacactttaccgtaccattgtccttcctgacataatattttataatttattaactttacttatactcgaccaatgattcatatctatcatcgtttatattgtgcccttaacttttgttgattcctgaaagatttctctcactaataaattattccaacactaattccacccttatctatggtcattaatttgatccttgaactttttagtaatttattaccatccatacttgtcacttttcattctacccctactgttgttctgtcgttattacttcactgcaaagtgattctgttgatcacactaaaaatgtttgcctgacattcataacgaacctctaactaccttctcactatctcaaaagtctaacctaaaacttatgtgtcattatctataattctttccactcatcatacctatttgatcccgtagactgacttttattcaacttactatttactaacttctttttctctacctaattaggtagtccgcaataccatcgcacaccttctagcatttactcattattatgttattccatacctccatcactattctcactaatgtggtcccattttgggttttccatccttgtcattctccttgccaagaataacacttagtctaccctatatcttaactttattccgTTTATTACGCGCCCTTCAGATTGTCCTTTCAttcatttcctttgtcttacccaaaatagaacttgactattctatccctggtttcattcttcttcctaacatgacagctgtacttgctgactatatctttcagagtctctaccgcgttatcacatatctgtgctactcagatttggtcctttgaccactctagctggtattcccactggcatttagattatattacaTCTGCAatgaattgtccaaactttcgttctgtactttttctatccattggccttctataatttatctttgctaatttatttctcttaacactattataattagattatactattattttgatcaatatgaagttagaaaagaactcaggaaattgtggtcatacctttatcgtatgatttttattcttatcctttagcttacataatacctttactacctcgagaactgattctgcagtaattttatttatttgttattattattattattattattattattattattattattattattattttccatgtttactcaatttgccaaaacttaagattccgggcacccaaacccgtcatccaattcaaaggatttacatccatcgtgatctgattatatatgattcatataatgaaacttgtatcctctgcgggatacccgagccaactactctctaccacactctacagtcccatctcaGTACTATTTGGTTGGTCACCatcattagtaataactttcgatcccttccaaaagataggactacaccctaacttgtcaacaaaggtactacatttaccaccttgcccaaaccatgtcaaattaatgactctcctatcatatcatatctctgtgaatcatcaattcatagttttgaccgtccctaggtagtagggttgcactttacaccttgctaatacacacaaggtatcctattctcactaagttctaagcaaaacgtctgtcattctgcaaaaatcatccaaaattccataccgaagactagatggtctcactctataggtgtcacttttactttgcaactagtccaaacctccagtccgatggcaactcttaatgcaactctagctcatgctagggtaaccgagtcattgactctagttaccacctaatcagtaacctttcgatattctagctctagactcttaaccagagttcccaactcctctgcagatatagaactcgttACGTATtgtgtaccaaaacagaggccatcaagaaacaccctcattatggagcaccacggggatgcacgcagctctacacaataatctcatgctgtgtctgcagctacagagcggacattgagaacattgtatagttactacgatacgtcccgtgcactaggtctcctaatctcttatctctcttgaatattctattatcacaaacttattctaaCCGGGTCATCCACCGATGATCGCCagatggtatcctcatccttatctagggcaactgtactttcaagactcacctttatgtactcgtgccttgcacgaaatgggcacaccatttaaacccatactgacaaaaatataacatttcttggagtacgtatcctcatgatagatttcacatgtctactaactctatttcacatttctgtgtactccacgaaaatcaagacactaactgaggcacttttatatttcccgaggtataacgcagaatctagaaacaaagaattacagaaaagagaaagcagaatcctatactcgcatgtaacatcctaacaagactccttttacactcccaagtatattatttcccatgaatctagagcctaagctctgataccaactttatcacgacccaacctatgggtgacTGCACTAGGACTGGTCACTAGCCccctcgtagtaagcctaactattcctcaaatccataaccaggcccacaatttagacccaatatgcatataagataatttaaattaaactgttataatttcattttgggccaacttagcccagaacttttcagaaaactaaattcgggggagcccagctcaaccctattacctcatttataaccatttaaaactcataaaaattttttcttttcatttattaatatgaaaacttgaattcatacagtctctgataggcttaatgctactactagcacatgcggagtcctaaattacaaatttagagaataataatacaattaagtaatcttttcataacctgagaggaaagggacaggttattctgaaaaatgtctcctcctgtagcctggaaaaatatggtgaacaggagtgagcgttcactgcagagtaaaatatcaattttaaccataatctctataactatctaaatctaatgcaccctgtatagtgaaatgcaacatcaacaacaattgtacatcataacatcaaaaggtaatttggagcactcacgcaccctgtagcatcaatcataacatatgagagctgatcccctatacagctctcttaaatccaacctggtgccagcgaagaactcaagccggactttcgcttaataaaccaaatcgaggtcccaaagaaagaactcaagccgtgactacccctcgaaggatcgggtcccaataagaactcaagccgtgactacccgccctatccatagtccacaccacatcacacgcacgccaacgcacgctgctgctccaaattaccacaacaatatcaTGCCACTTTAAcgcttatcaatgcatcataaatcgtgctagagtttaactacataaatatatgcatataagtgatgcatgggcatctttgaacatataataatatcgaaattacaattaaaattaatattttactcacaagatAATCGATGACTATTGTCATTGACGCAGAAAAATAGTGATctcaatcacctaataattaaattataaatttattagtactaagttagaataaaactctaaagaggcaatagactaATTAATAATCCGTGAGTTTCTATACCTAACccgcaaaaaggctcaaataacacttctaaattctcaatttccacaatcacatctcatcaatatcacatggcctccCTGCCCTCCAAatcgacaatactcaaaatcttaaaaattacgttttagtccctataattgacatttttcaaaaatcggtcaaacaagctctaaaattctaaaattttatcccgatcttaataatattataaggctattgcaaaatgaattgtaattttctaatcacccatgaatattttattcaagaattttactcgattccataattttccaacagctaacatattcttaattcaacccaattaaatattcacatatttaaacctccatcctcaagcttcaaccaattatataaaatttaattatcttaatttcaattaatcttatatgcccacatgctaaaaatataactaaaatccatccatatttctcaaaaatattctacgatcacccaaaaattcaactaacaccatagaatatctccaaataattttactttcatcatatatttttcttagaatttttctccaatttttcctgtttaagaaacactgtatttatgctccatgcatgcagaaataataaaaattgtcttacccgaagtttatctgtctcaaaaattccaaaaatttatgaggaagcctctggaagttgaaccatctccatagctcaccggagccaccgccggcaccaccgcgcacggtggccggccgccggtcgccggcgacatttgccgaatctgatcataccaccatgttcctctcctcttcctcagtccatatgtggtctcggatcgtcgatccaacggtcggatcgtcgtagatctgacgaaaaagcttgaaaaacccgaaacttctctcctccatatctcactcatccgacctccatttgcttcaaaattggtatcaaaagaaagctctcggaacaagctttccaacgccaccggaatcgcctcgatcggacgtcggatgaagccggaatcgcgccggaaagccgctgcccactgtgcgcgcattttctctctcttctccctctcttgccgccgtttctggtggtcctggccgtcgccggagggtcgccggccggtggggagctgcttgggacgtcgccggccggtcaccggagaaaggaagaagaagaagaaagggaaggagagggaaagaagagaaatggggggttttcctcctcccgttttttaaaattttttttttttttttttttttttttttttttttttttttaaagggttGTTACAACTTCTTCCCTCATCATTGTCCAATGCCTCAAAACTTGAAACAATCTTCCTTTCTAACAATGACTTCACAGGACCAGTTCCAAGGGATTTATCAAAGCTGCAAAATCTAAGAATAATAGATGGAAGCGAAAACAGATTGGGCACTGAAGAAGGTAATGACTTGGATTTTGTTAATTCTTTGACAAATTGCACTCATCTGCAAAGTATTTACTTCCCTTTCAATCTTCTCAGAGGTCCATTTGTTAGGAATGTAGCCAACCTTTCAAcccaaattaaagaaataaatttcaGGACAAACCAGATATATGGAAGCCTCCCATTAGGAATTGGAAACCTTGTCAATCTTGAAACTTTGAACATGGGATTAAATTATCTTACTGGTAGTCTTCCTGCTCACATTGGAAAGCTTCAAAGACTACGACGACTATACTTCAATGTGAATAAACTCTCAGGGAATATACCATCTTCGTTGGGGAACTTAACCTTATTGAACTACTTCAGTTTACGAGAAAACAACTTTTCTGGACAAATACCTCCAGAACTCTCAAGGTGTAAAGGCCTTGTATTTTTGTCTCTTTCTGATAATAACCTAAGTGGTCCAATTCCTGAAGAACTTACGGGACTGTTCTCCCTCTCAATAACCTTGAACTTGAGTCATAATTCTTTGACTGGTTCACTGCCTCAAGGAATTGGTAAGTTGATAAATCTTGAGGTTTTGGATGTTTCCAACAATAACTTGTCAAGCGACATTCCTAGTAGCATTGGTAATTGCGTAAAATTGGTATATCTTGACCTGAAAGGCAACTTCTTTAGTGGAGAGCTTTCCAGGTCCTTGGCAACTGTGCGAGGTCTAGAATATATTGATCTATCTCACAATAACATTTCAGGCCATATACCTGCCTTTCTTGGAGAGCTTTCTTCAGCAACCATCTTGAATCTTTCTTTCAATGAACTTTCTGGAGAAGTTCCAACTAATGGAATCTTCCAAAACGCAACTATAGTTTCACTTTCTGGAAATGATAACTTTGTGGAGGTATCCCAGAATTTGGTCTTCCAGAATGCGATAATGGAAAGGATCTTGCTGTCAAAGTCATAATACCAGTGATTGCTGCAATTCTGGGATTACTTGCATTAGTTGTCTTCACTATTGTCCTTTGCTCTAGGAGAAAATCACTCAAGGGTTTAGTTGCTTCACAATCCTTTGATAGTCAATTCCGAAGGGTTTCATACTCAGACCTTCAAAAGGCAACAGAAGGTTTCtctgaattgaatttaattggtGTTGGAAGTTACGGCTCTGTCTACAAAGCAATTCTTGATCCAGAGGAAACTGTCGTTGCTGTAAAGGTGCTCAATCTTCATCAACAAGGAGCGTCAAAGAGTTTTATGTCAGAATGCATAGCATTGAAGAACATCCGACATAGGAATCTTGTGAAAGTTTTGAGTGCTTGCTCTGGTGTGGATTTTCAGGGCAATGATTTCAAGGCCTTAATTTTCGAATTCATGCCAAAGGGAAATCTAGACGAATGGATACATCCAGAAAATAATGTAGAAGATAGTGCAAAAGTTTTGAACTTTCTCCAGAGGTTGAACATCGCCATTGATGTGGCTTCAGCAATTGAATATCTCCACAGCCACTGCAGAGCAATCATCGTTCACAGTGATCTCAAACCAAGCAATATTCTTCTTGATGCAGAAATAACTGCGCATGTTGGTGATTTTGGGCTTGCAAGGATTATATCTCCTGTTCCTGGAACAGGAAATAATGAAATTAGCACTACATCAACCACTATGAAGGGATCCATAGGCTATATTGCACCAGGTAGTAATCTTTAAATTAATTCTCTTCTAGCATAGTTCTTaacagaataaataaataaatagtaagCGAATGTATATAATTTATGTGCAGAATATGGGGTGAGCGGCAATTTGTCTACGAAAGCAGATGTGTACAGCTTTGGGATCATTCTGCTAGAGATGTTCACAGGAAGAAGGCCGACAGAAGAAATTTTCACTGATGATCTAACTCTCCATAACTTTGTAAGCAGGTCCTTGCCAGAGAAAATCACACAAGTGATGGACCCAGTAGTACATTCAGAAGCAAATGAGAGTGGTAAAGCCGAGTGCTGCATCTCAGTGTTGAGAATTGGCATAAAATGTTCCATGGAATCAGCGAAAGATCGAGCGGCAATGGAAGAAGTCGTGAACGAGCTTTGTTCAATCAGGCAAGTTTTTCTTGACC carries:
- the LOC131183061 gene encoding putative receptor-like protein kinase At3g47110, whose protein sequence is MVKYHLKLVDCLGCDFLTSATIPSMDSFPPICQVVRILDSSILLIIRSGEESQWNLALSQSLPVLVYLSTILPEASQLGLVTCHLLPSFLSVATYSEVAFLAALAKFKGPVPRDLSKLQNLRIIDGSENRLGTEEGNDLDFVNSLTNCTHLQSIYFPFNLLRGPFVRNVANLSTQIKEINFRTNQIYGSLPLGIGNLVNLETLNMGLNYLTGSLPAHIGKLQRLRRLYFNVNKLSGNIPSSLGNLTLLNYFSLRENNFSGQIPPELSRCKGLVFLSLSDNNLSGPIPEELTGLFSLSITLNLSHNSLTGSLPQGIGKLINLEVLDVSNNNLSSDIPSSIGNCVKLVYLDLKGNFFSGELSRSLATVRGLEYIDLSHNNISGHIPAFLGELSSATILNLSFNELSGEVPTNGIFQNATIVSLSGNDNFVEVSQNLVFQNAIMERILLSKS
- the LOC110638585 gene encoding probable LRR receptor-like serine/threonine-protein kinase At3g47570; this encodes MSECIALKNIRHRNLVKVLSACSGVDFQGNDFKALIFEFMPKGNLDEWIHPENNVEDSAKVLNFLQRLNIAIDVASAIEYLHSHCRAIIVHSDLKPSNILLDAEITAHVGDFGLARIISPVPGTGNNEISTTSTTMKGSIGYIAPEYGVSGNLSTKADVYSFGIILLEMFTGRRPTEEIFTDDLTLHNFVSRSLPEKITQVMDPVVHSEANESGKAECCISVLRIGIKCSMESAKDRAAMEEVVNELCSIRQVFLDQRV